One window from the genome of Rubinisphaera margarita encodes:
- a CDS encoding TetR/AcrR family transcriptional regulator yields the protein MPTSDESTRVRLLDAAGAVFADRGFDKATVREICTRADVNLAAVNYHFGDKARLYVETLLHAHEVVFDQVPLPEWVEDTPPQKKLADFIETMLQRMLLARSLPWQARLMMREFVAPTTDCRELVETYIEPHNTLLMDIIGEMVPAETPQYSRFQIAFSVVGQCMFYKMNSALMQAIVSEEEIAEHFGPAILARHITAFSLAALGQTDHFQNYLQTLSEEISA from the coding sequence ATGCCGACTTCCGATGAATCAACCCGGGTTCGACTGCTCGACGCCGCCGGAGCCGTTTTTGCCGACCGCGGCTTCGACAAGGCCACGGTTCGCGAAATCTGTACCCGGGCCGATGTGAATCTGGCCGCCGTGAACTATCACTTTGGTGACAAAGCCCGTCTCTACGTTGAGACGCTCCTGCATGCTCACGAGGTGGTGTTCGATCAGGTTCCCCTTCCCGAATGGGTCGAAGACACGCCGCCTCAGAAGAAGCTGGCCGACTTTATTGAAACGATGCTCCAGCGGATGTTGCTGGCCAGATCTCTTCCGTGGCAGGCCCGCCTGATGATGCGGGAATTTGTCGCGCCGACGACGGACTGTCGGGAACTGGTCGAGACGTACATCGAGCCGCACAACACGTTGCTGATGGACATCATTGGAGAAATGGTCCCCGCGGAAACGCCGCAGTACAGCCGGTTTCAAATCGCTTTCAGCGTTGTCGGCCAGTGCATGTTCTACAAGATGAACTCCGCACTGATGCAGGCAATCGTTTCGGAAGAAGAGATCGCGGAGCACTTTGGGCCGGCCATACTGGCGCGGCACATCACGGCGTTCTCGCTGGCGGCACTCGGCCAGACGGATCATTTTCAGAATTATCTTCAGACTCTCTCGGAAGAGATCTCGGCATGA
- a CDS encoding efflux RND transporter periplasmic adaptor subunit has protein sequence MTSLRKSLQEVLRFALPFVILGIGVVGFAALQSQREQPVSVPVETSRPLVDTVPVQVASEGLDVDLNGMVVPFREIQLSAEVAGRVTRKSPECRAGHYVHAGTPLLTIDERSYQLAVERLQEELAQAENSLVELDVKIANFDASISLLEEDVQLKQDELQRARQVHSRGGLNESELNDFRANELATRNTLVSMQNEKRISEASRERLSNARDLAQAKLREAELDLEKAQIVAPIDGVIVSEDVEEGNFVAAGTKLVTIDDTSAAEVRTTLRMEELNWILRHDASLGHLQEGGQQNDYQLPQVPATISYRLGTQTYQWQGFLSRYEGIGLNEQTRTVPVRLLVPEPQNVQRVSSARVGGPRALVRGMFVDVTLHVQPNVGFLEIPERAVHPGNKVWVVRNQLLQEIELTRVNFEEGKLLVPDGETDLRAGDSVVVSPLLAAREGLSVQSRDSGSSVADNGSSEEGSRN, from the coding sequence ATGACATCGTTGCGAAAATCACTTCAGGAAGTTCTCCGGTTTGCGCTGCCATTCGTGATTCTGGGAATCGGGGTTGTCGGATTCGCGGCTCTGCAGAGTCAGCGTGAACAGCCGGTTTCTGTTCCCGTCGAAACATCGCGGCCGCTCGTCGACACGGTTCCCGTGCAGGTAGCCAGTGAGGGGCTCGACGTCGATCTGAACGGCATGGTGGTTCCGTTCCGCGAAATTCAGCTGTCAGCCGAAGTGGCCGGTCGCGTCACCCGGAAGTCTCCAGAATGTCGGGCAGGGCATTACGTCCACGCCGGGACGCCGCTGCTCACGATCGATGAACGGAGCTATCAACTGGCGGTCGAGCGGCTTCAGGAGGAACTGGCTCAGGCAGAAAATTCGCTCGTCGAGCTCGATGTGAAAATCGCCAATTTCGATGCCTCGATTTCGCTGTTGGAAGAAGACGTTCAGCTCAAGCAGGATGAACTTCAACGTGCCCGTCAGGTCCACTCTCGTGGAGGTTTGAATGAGAGCGAACTTAATGATTTCCGTGCCAACGAACTGGCGACTCGGAACACGCTGGTGTCCATGCAGAACGAGAAGCGGATTTCAGAAGCGAGCCGGGAACGACTGAGTAACGCCCGGGATCTCGCCCAGGCAAAACTCCGGGAAGCGGAGCTTGATCTGGAGAAGGCTCAGATTGTCGCACCGATCGATGGCGTCATTGTTTCGGAAGACGTCGAAGAGGGAAACTTCGTCGCAGCGGGGACAAAGCTCGTCACCATCGACGATACTTCGGCGGCCGAAGTCCGAACAACGCTTCGCATGGAGGAGCTCAATTGGATTCTGCGGCACGACGCGAGTCTGGGTCACCTGCAGGAAGGCGGACAGCAGAATGATTATCAGTTGCCTCAGGTTCCGGCCACGATCTCATATCGCCTGGGAACGCAGACCTATCAATGGCAGGGCTTTCTGTCACGGTATGAAGGGATTGGTCTGAACGAACAAACCCGCACCGTGCCGGTTCGTCTCCTCGTGCCCGAGCCTCAGAATGTACAACGCGTATCGTCGGCTCGAGTCGGCGGACCCCGAGCTCTGGTTCGCGGAATGTTCGTCGATGTCACACTCCATGTGCAGCCGAATGTCGGCTTTCTTGAGATTCCCGAACGAGCCGTGCATCCGGGCAACAAGGTCTGGGTGGTTCGCAATCAGCTTCTGCAGGAGATCGAACTGACCCGGGTCAACTTCGAAGAGGGGAAACTGCTTGTCCCCGATGGAGAAACCGATCTCCGCGCCGGCGATTCCGTTGTTGTTTCCCCTCTGCTGGCGGCTCGCGAAGGGTTGTCGGTTCAGAGCAGGGACTCGGGATCGTCTGTGGCCGATAACGGTTCTTCCGAGGAAGGATCGCGGAACTGA
- a CDS encoding efflux RND transporter permease subunit, whose protein sequence is MNGLIRGAIHNTPAMNTLMVAILVAGLFSLFNLRREVFPEFELETILISVPYPGASPDEVETGICEKIEESVRSIDGIKKVTSVAKEGSGSVILELNTGTNSQKILNEVRSEVDRITSFPELAEDAEVKQVVTRQPAITVGVIGPDLDSVEAELQLREVAEQVRNDLIRLPAVSQADISGAKDYQIDIEISEETLRRYGLSLKRVAEIVRKENLELPAGTIRTESQEILVKGKNKRTIGEEIARIPLVTLPDGTVLTIDDLGDVRDEFADSTVSTVIDGQPGIAISVTRSSTEDLLKMTDAVHEYLTTHQMPSGYRLIYWGDRSVEVRDRLDLLAENGMQGLLLVLIFLSLFLNLRLAWWVSLGIPISILGACGALYLGGETLNMLSSFTFVMALGIVVDDAIVVGENVHAHRLMGKSPLQAAIDGTVEVAPSVAASVSTTIIAFLPLLFVTGVMGKFVAVMPIGMIAILLFSLFESLFILSCHLAHEADETLPQSYPAKARRFREKLPRGTRWTVGTCLLVAGYIAEVFAYPVRQLNRVVNYLNGGTQFVMDKFVNGFYLPMLNLSLSNTLSTACVAVTLLMLTAGLVAGGFVPFIVFPKTDSNTIEATITYPDGTPVSMTHKGTAQLEAGIREVNEQLEQEGQPVVELIRRSVGFATMQNGPAMSSENSGSHLGLVTVELKDVSERELNSQQILAAWRKAAGEFPGVENLSFGDGEMGPAGTPIEFKLLAQGEDFDDLQMAVEQTKARLAEFPGVFDIQDDSSAGKWEFQLQVKDSAVATGINLEQLAETVRASYYGEEVMRLQRGRHEVKLMVRFPEGDRHSLAEFDQIRVRTDDGVEYPLTELAEVQVSRSYSEINRVDQMRSITISADLDETRANASQIVGVLRQNFMPGLLEQYPDVDVLWEGQQQQTTESVQSLLLGLAVALLAMFVLLTFQFTSYVQPIVIMGIIPFGVVGAVVGHAVMGLPITLFSLFGLVTLTGIVVNDSIVLIDFINHRVNDGMPLREALVDAGRRRLRPILLTSVTTVAGLFPLILETSFQAQILIPMAVSICFGLIVSTLLILLLVPTFYYAIAQVTRPEVVTAS, encoded by the coding sequence ATGAATGGCTTAATTCGCGGCGCAATTCACAATACGCCGGCGATGAATACGCTAATGGTCGCCATTCTCGTGGCGGGACTGTTCAGTCTGTTCAATCTCCGTCGCGAAGTCTTTCCAGAATTTGAGCTGGAAACGATCCTGATTTCTGTCCCCTATCCGGGGGCCAGTCCCGACGAGGTCGAGACCGGAATCTGCGAGAAGATCGAAGAGTCCGTGCGGTCCATCGACGGCATCAAGAAGGTCACGTCGGTCGCCAAGGAAGGTTCGGGTTCGGTGATACTCGAACTCAATACCGGCACCAATTCGCAGAAAATCCTGAACGAGGTTCGGTCTGAAGTCGACCGAATCACGAGCTTTCCCGAACTCGCCGAGGACGCTGAGGTCAAGCAGGTGGTGACCCGTCAGCCGGCGATCACGGTCGGCGTAATCGGACCCGACCTCGACAGCGTCGAGGCGGAACTGCAGCTCCGCGAAGTCGCCGAACAGGTTCGCAACGATCTCATTCGACTCCCGGCAGTCTCTCAGGCCGATATTTCCGGGGCGAAAGATTATCAGATCGATATCGAGATCAGCGAAGAGACACTCCGCCGCTATGGGTTATCGCTGAAGCGCGTCGCGGAGATCGTGCGGAAGGAGAACCTCGAGCTTCCCGCTGGTACGATTCGGACGGAATCTCAGGAGATTCTCGTTAAGGGCAAGAACAAGCGGACCATCGGCGAAGAGATTGCCCGCATTCCGCTTGTAACACTCCCGGACGGAACTGTGCTGACGATCGACGATCTGGGCGACGTCCGAGATGAGTTCGCGGACTCGACCGTTTCGACCGTAATCGACGGGCAGCCGGGCATCGCCATTTCAGTCACGCGCTCGTCCACAGAAGACCTGCTCAAGATGACCGATGCGGTTCACGAGTATCTCACGACGCATCAGATGCCGTCCGGCTATCGGCTGATCTACTGGGGAGATCGATCGGTCGAGGTTCGCGATCGTCTCGATCTTCTTGCCGAAAACGGAATGCAGGGGTTGCTGCTCGTACTGATCTTCCTCTCACTCTTTCTGAATCTTCGCCTCGCCTGGTGGGTGTCGCTGGGGATTCCGATCTCCATTCTCGGAGCATGCGGGGCACTCTACCTCGGTGGAGAAACACTCAACATGTTGTCGAGCTTCACGTTCGTGATGGCTCTCGGAATTGTCGTCGATGATGCGATTGTCGTCGGCGAAAACGTGCATGCGCACCGGCTGATGGGGAAGTCGCCGCTGCAGGCAGCGATTGACGGGACGGTCGAAGTGGCGCCCTCGGTCGCCGCTTCCGTCAGCACGACCATCATTGCGTTTCTACCGCTGTTGTTTGTGACTGGAGTGATGGGAAAGTTCGTGGCGGTGATGCCGATCGGAATGATCGCGATCCTGCTCTTCTCGCTCTTTGAGTCGTTGTTCATTCTCTCCTGTCACCTGGCTCATGAAGCGGATGAAACGCTGCCGCAGAGTTACCCGGCCAAAGCGAGACGTTTCCGCGAGAAGCTTCCCCGTGGCACACGATGGACGGTCGGAACCTGCCTGCTTGTTGCCGGATACATTGCTGAAGTGTTTGCCTATCCCGTGCGGCAACTGAACCGGGTGGTCAATTACCTCAACGGCGGCACACAGTTCGTCATGGACAAGTTCGTGAATGGCTTTTATCTGCCGATGCTGAATCTGTCCCTTTCCAATACGCTTTCGACGGCCTGCGTCGCGGTGACGCTGCTGATGCTGACAGCTGGTCTGGTCGCTGGTGGCTTTGTCCCGTTTATTGTGTTTCCGAAGACCGACAGCAACACCATCGAAGCCACGATCACCTATCCGGACGGAACTCCGGTGTCGATGACGCACAAGGGAACCGCTCAACTCGAAGCGGGCATCCGAGAAGTCAATGAACAGCTGGAGCAGGAGGGGCAGCCCGTCGTGGAGCTGATTCGTCGATCCGTCGGCTTCGCCACGATGCAGAATGGGCCTGCGATGAGCTCGGAGAACTCAGGCAGCCATCTGGGACTGGTGACCGTTGAACTGAAAGATGTCTCGGAGCGGGAGTTGAACTCTCAACAGATTCTGGCGGCCTGGCGGAAGGCGGCGGGTGAATTCCCCGGCGTCGAGAACCTCTCCTTTGGAGACGGAGAAATGGGGCCTGCTGGAACCCCGATCGAGTTCAAGTTGCTGGCCCAGGGGGAAGACTTTGATGATCTGCAGATGGCTGTCGAGCAAACCAAGGCTCGACTGGCCGAGTTTCCCGGCGTCTTCGATATTCAGGACGATTCCTCCGCCGGCAAGTGGGAGTTCCAACTGCAGGTCAAAGACTCCGCCGTGGCGACTGGCATCAATCTGGAGCAACTGGCCGAAACAGTGCGGGCATCTTACTACGGTGAAGAAGTGATGCGTCTTCAGCGGGGTCGTCATGAGGTCAAGCTGATGGTCCGATTCCCGGAAGGGGATCGTCATTCTCTGGCCGAGTTTGATCAGATCCGCGTTCGCACCGACGACGGCGTTGAGTATCCACTGACAGAACTGGCCGAGGTGCAGGTTTCCCGGAGTTATTCGGAGATCAACCGCGTTGATCAGATGCGGTCCATCACCATCTCGGCCGATCTCGATGAGACCCGAGCGAATGCCAGTCAGATTGTTGGTGTGCTCCGGCAGAATTTCATGCCCGGACTTCTCGAGCAGTACCCGGACGTCGATGTTCTCTGGGAAGGACAACAGCAGCAGACAACCGAATCGGTCCAAAGCCTGCTGCTGGGACTGGCCGTGGCGCTGCTGGCCATGTTCGTCCTGCTGACGTTCCAGTTCACGTCCTACGTGCAGCCGATCGTGATCATGGGAATCATTCCGTTCGGCGTCGTGGGAGCGGTCGTCGGGCACGCCGTCATGGGGCTGCCGATTACGCTGTTCAGCCTGTTTGGTCTGGTCACGCTCACCGGAATTGTGGTTAATGACTCGATCGTGCTGATTGACTTCATCAATCATCGCGTGAATGACGGGATGCCGCTTCGCGAAGCGCTGGTCGACGCGGGCCGCCGCCGTTTACGGCCAATCCTGCTCACATCAGTCACGACGGTTGCCGGTTTGTTTCCACTGATTCTGGAAACCTCGTTTCAGGCACAGATTCTGATCCCGATGGCCGTCAGCATCTGTTTCGGCTTGATCGTCTCGACGCTGCTGATCCTGTTGCTCGTGCCGACGTTCTACTACGCCATCGCCCAGGTAACGCGTCCCGAAGTGGTCACGGCTTCATAA
- a CDS encoding RNA polymerase sigma factor: protein MVDYKSQPEGDNDETFTTSLSMLGDLAEGSESAWSRFERRYRAWLMTHCQRSGLSEADADDVTQEVMFKIFQAIGDFDRQRNGSFRKWMLIVTRSRIADLFRKSKRNREEPCSESFVENAAAAANLEDQIDEPSVEALEEFERKMALLRSQFSDRDIEILIEYLGKDRLADDIAAEHGVSANAVYLVKSRVVKRIYGILNPDEE from the coding sequence ATGGTCGATTACAAATCGCAGCCCGAGGGTGACAACGACGAAACATTCACAACATCTCTCTCCATGCTGGGAGATCTTGCTGAAGGAAGCGAGTCGGCCTGGAGCCGCTTTGAACGCCGATATCGTGCCTGGCTGATGACCCACTGCCAGCGTTCCGGCCTTTCGGAAGCGGATGCCGACGATGTCACCCAGGAGGTGATGTTCAAGATCTTCCAGGCGATCGGAGACTTCGATCGGCAACGGAACGGCTCATTCCGCAAATGGATGCTGATTGTCACGCGGTCGCGAATCGCGGATTTGTTCCGGAAGAGCAAACGGAACCGTGAAGAGCCGTGCTCCGAATCGTTCGTAGAGAACGCCGCCGCTGCGGCAAATCTTGAAGATCAGATCGACGAGCCGTCCGTGGAAGCACTCGAAGAGTTCGAGCGAAAAATGGCGCTGCTCCGCTCTCAGTTCTCCGATCGTGACATCGAGATTTTGATCGAGTATCTCGGCAAAGACCGCCTCGCCGACGACATCGCCGCCGAGCATGGCGTCAGCGCGAACGCCGTTTATCTGGTCAAATCGAGAGTGGTCAAACGGATCTATGGAATTCTTAATCCGGATGAGGAATAA
- a CDS encoding serine/threonine-protein kinase: MNDPTQLPTQSYQSDLPSETLCSDFELKLGSADERPRIEDYLQETAGPHRSTLLGRLILIELRYRFLSGETPELEEYAKRFPEYGERIADLEPVYRKIREEVQKATEETIVLHAPGRTLGGYQLISRVGKGGFGEVWRAWDSELRRMVAVKILYSDKTNYENIDLARHEAKIAGQLDHPHIVRTYAFQETDDCAYSVSEFIDGENLRQILHPGRTDEKQQPSRMNQVEAARICGQIARALHEAHTHGIVHRDVKPANIMLDKSGMAKLTDFGVAHWADAGHTLRIRKDVVGSANYMSPEQARGSKVFPTSDVYSLGILLYEAITGRLPFKGDPKQVLLAQQYTDPVPPRSVNPALSRDLNTVCLKALEKRPEQRYQTAKEFAEDLEAVAEGQPVKARPVNWVERKWRTLKRRPAVAVSTVAGAIAMLPISYAVFAAIEEPRPHDVGKWEVEIKAERPVNVRDNTAVDAHIVAIPLDRDSGAWRADQAISVRETPTKIRLKPGPYQFLARDNKTSQIAEVFRQIPDLELTTATSPFDSQFWRLTGNQSVAIAPIDVMDVTTANELVFIPGDSQFCLRSRDTGKPTSAKKLILPFYVLKKEYQIRDYQLIRDLLPHSVRKDPRPERELPVTHQEAMHWAEESGGRLLNEWEWEYLKALREYAENPEESPYEFDQIQVQAAMKLEQFGDESPEWVSGRPWYAPRSTPRDQLGADNLRVVRDCPTTGDFPDRQFHAEVLHHAHFRVAKTVFPAVFADVLRSSGRQPE; encoded by the coding sequence GTGAACGATCCAACTCAACTCCCCACACAATCTTACCAGAGCGACCTGCCGTCCGAAACACTTTGTAGCGATTTCGAACTAAAATTGGGTTCGGCGGACGAACGTCCGCGGATCGAGGACTATCTTCAGGAGACGGCCGGTCCTCATCGCAGTACTCTGCTGGGCCGATTGATCCTGATCGAACTGCGTTATCGCTTCCTTTCCGGCGAGACGCCCGAGCTGGAGGAATATGCGAAGCGATTCCCCGAGTATGGGGAGAGAATCGCCGACTTGGAACCGGTCTATCGCAAGATCCGCGAAGAGGTCCAGAAGGCGACCGAGGAGACCATTGTTCTGCACGCTCCGGGCAGAACTCTAGGCGGCTATCAACTCATCTCCCGGGTCGGCAAGGGGGGATTTGGCGAAGTCTGGCGAGCCTGGGATTCCGAGTTGCGTCGCATGGTGGCGGTGAAGATTCTCTACAGCGACAAGACGAACTACGAAAACATCGATCTGGCTCGCCACGAAGCCAAGATTGCGGGCCAGTTGGATCATCCGCATATCGTACGGACGTATGCGTTTCAGGAAACCGACGACTGTGCTTATTCCGTGTCTGAGTTTATCGATGGCGAGAATTTACGCCAGATTCTGCATCCGGGCAGGACGGACGAGAAGCAGCAGCCGAGTCGGATGAATCAGGTCGAAGCAGCGCGGATCTGCGGTCAGATCGCGCGGGCTTTGCACGAAGCTCATACCCACGGGATCGTCCACAGGGATGTCAAGCCGGCCAATATCATGCTCGATAAGAGCGGCATGGCCAAACTGACCGATTTCGGCGTCGCCCACTGGGCCGATGCGGGCCATACCTTGCGTATCCGGAAAGATGTTGTCGGTAGTGCAAACTATATGTCTCCCGAGCAGGCTCGCGGCTCTAAAGTGTTTCCGACGAGCGATGTCTATTCGTTGGGAATCCTGCTTTACGAAGCCATTACCGGGCGGCTTCCATTCAAAGGCGATCCCAAGCAGGTGTTGCTCGCTCAACAGTACACCGATCCCGTGCCTCCCCGCAGCGTCAATCCCGCCTTGAGCCGCGATTTGAACACAGTCTGTCTGAAGGCTCTGGAGAAGAGACCCGAACAGCGCTATCAGACCGCGAAGGAATTCGCTGAAGATCTTGAAGCTGTGGCCGAGGGACAGCCAGTCAAGGCCCGGCCTGTCAACTGGGTCGAGCGGAAATGGCGAACACTCAAACGTCGTCCCGCCGTGGCCGTGAGTACGGTCGCCGGTGCGATTGCGATGCTCCCCATCTCTTATGCGGTCTTCGCGGCCATCGAGGAACCACGGCCTCACGATGTGGGGAAGTGGGAGGTCGAGATCAAGGCGGAACGTCCTGTTAATGTGAGGGATAACACGGCCGTAGATGCACACATCGTGGCCATTCCTCTGGACAGAGACTCCGGAGCCTGGCGGGCCGATCAGGCGATTTCGGTTCGAGAAACGCCTACGAAGATCAGGCTCAAGCCGGGGCCTTATCAGTTTCTTGCACGTGACAACAAGACGTCTCAGATTGCCGAGGTGTTCCGTCAGATCCCGGACCTTGAATTGACGACGGCGACAAGCCCGTTCGACTCACAGTTCTGGCGGCTGACGGGCAATCAGTCGGTCGCGATCGCACCAATCGATGTCATGGATGTGACGACTGCAAACGAGCTGGTTTTTATTCCCGGAGATTCCCAATTCTGTCTCCGTAGCCGAGATACGGGGAAACCGACGTCGGCGAAGAAACTGATCTTGCCGTTCTACGTGCTCAAGAAGGAGTACCAGATCCGAGACTATCAGTTGATCCGCGACTTATTGCCTCATAGCGTTCGCAAAGATCCTCGACCGGAACGCGAGTTGCCCGTCACGCATCAGGAGGCGATGCACTGGGCTGAGGAGTCTGGAGGACGGCTGCTGAATGAATGGGAATGGGAGTATCTGAAGGCACTACGTGAATATGCGGAGAATCCCGAAGAATCGCCGTACGAGTTTGACCAAATCCAGGTACAGGCCGCTATGAAACTGGAGCAGTTCGGGGACGAAAGCCCGGAATGGGTCAGCGGCAGGCCCTGGTACGCTCCCAGGAGTACCCCCAGAGACCAGCTGGGAGCGGATAATCTCCGAGTGGTTCGGGACTGTCCCACGACAGGTGACTTCCCCGACCGACAGTTTCATGCTGAGGTCCTTCATCACGCGCATTTCCGAGTCGCCAAAACGGTCTTCCCCGCGGTATTTGCCGATGTGCTAAGAAGTTCGGGGCGGCAGCCGGAGTAG
- a CDS encoding DUF1559 domain-containing protein: MSRAITRNDRTAFTLIELLVVIAIIALLVALLLPAVQQARESARRASCKNNIRQIGLALHNYHDTYGCFPIGARRPHSGASAGPSWYVGLLPALEQSALYDAIDVGLANYSSAPAVANASRNASLPFLYCPSSPLPQKDSNIIFVPVPMAHFVGVSGAVASAHAAYYDANYDNQEVDSCCLPVMNGYVAANGMLVPNSVTRMRDAEDGTSNTLIVVECGDYGLSGTNKVRIDGSYRGGWFIGTANQGTPPNMSAPSGGPPPPPGITPNLGVYNLTTIRYPVGTRRATLPGINSFGSGNPNLSPFSAHAGGANVLLTDGSVKFLGENMDLHTLKLLADRKDGVPIGEY; the protein is encoded by the coding sequence ATGAGCAGAGCTATCACCAGAAACGATCGAACAGCCTTTACTCTCATCGAACTCCTGGTGGTAATTGCGATTATCGCATTACTCGTTGCCCTGTTACTGCCGGCGGTTCAGCAGGCTCGTGAATCCGCTCGACGGGCGAGCTGCAAGAATAACATCAGGCAGATCGGCCTGGCGCTGCACAATTATCACGATACTTATGGCTGCTTTCCGATTGGCGCTCGGCGTCCGCATAGCGGAGCAAGTGCGGGCCCCAGCTGGTACGTTGGACTGCTTCCAGCCTTGGAACAATCCGCTTTATATGACGCAATCGATGTCGGACTGGCGAACTACAGTTCGGCCCCGGCTGTCGCAAACGCCTCTCGCAACGCGAGTCTGCCGTTCCTCTACTGCCCGTCCAGTCCGTTGCCGCAGAAGGACTCGAACATCATCTTTGTTCCTGTTCCGATGGCCCATTTTGTGGGAGTCTCTGGCGCTGTTGCCTCGGCCCATGCAGCTTACTACGACGCCAACTACGACAATCAGGAGGTCGACAGTTGTTGTCTGCCGGTCATGAACGGGTATGTGGCGGCGAATGGAATGTTAGTCCCGAACTCAGTCACCAGAATGCGTGACGCCGAAGATGGAACTTCAAACACGCTGATCGTGGTGGAGTGTGGGGACTACGGCCTCAGCGGGACCAATAAGGTCCGCATTGATGGCAGCTATCGCGGGGGATGGTTTATAGGTACCGCCAATCAGGGGACGCCTCCTAACATGAGCGCCCCTTCCGGTGGTCCGCCACCTCCTCCGGGGATTACGCCGAACTTGGGAGTTTATAATCTGACGACGATCCGCTATCCCGTCGGCACACGCCGTGCGACGCTTCCGGGCATCAACTCGTTCGGCTCCGGAAATCCCAATCTCTCGCCATTCTCGGCACACGCAGGAGGAGCCAACGTTCTTTTGACAGATGGTTCCGTTAAATTCCTGGGCGAGAACATGGATCTTCACACGCTCAAACTTCTCGCCGACCGCAAAGACGGCGTTCCCATTGGGGAATATTAG
- a CDS encoding DUF1501 domain-containing protein, with translation MFPTRRDMLQTVSCGFGYLALQALCGQPGTALGAEDLTQKVPAHPARAKRVIFLCMSGGPAHMDTFDYKPQTGKEPHPGSAFEFAQHGESGLWISELLPETARHADELCVINGMHADTTIHAQSFLQLHTGDRLRERPSLGSWITYGLGTENQNLPGFVSFNTSKSSIYSSAFLPSIYNGTPIGVNGEDMSQATISNIASDHLSYSTRRRQLELTQFMNRNHLESRQGDQTLESVIESMELGFRMQMSAPELLDLSSESKETLERYRVGENNEQIGTCKPSDFGRQCLLARRFAEAGVRFIEVNHGSWDQHKNHRRDLTANCQATDAPIAALLDDLKLRGMLDDTLVVWGGEFGRPGIKPEDKSDATGHNSRGFTFWLAGAGVKGGYVHGKTDDTGSRAVEGKVHFRDLHATILHALGLPPNELKYWHAGRDHRLTGPEGGQVVSDLFA, from the coding sequence ATGTTTCCCACGCGTCGCGACATGCTTCAAACCGTTTCCTGCGGCTTCGGGTATCTGGCACTGCAGGCCCTTTGCGGCCAGCCTGGGACGGCACTGGGTGCGGAAGATCTGACGCAGAAAGTTCCAGCCCACCCGGCTCGAGCCAAACGGGTCATCTTCCTCTGTATGAGTGGCGGCCCGGCTCACATGGATACGTTCGACTACAAACCACAGACCGGGAAGGAGCCGCATCCGGGATCGGCTTTCGAGTTCGCCCAGCATGGGGAGAGCGGGCTCTGGATCTCAGAACTGCTTCCGGAGACGGCCCGGCACGCCGATGAACTGTGCGTCATCAACGGGATGCACGCCGATACCACCATCCACGCTCAGTCGTTTCTACAGTTACATACCGGGGATCGTCTCCGGGAACGTCCGAGCCTTGGCTCCTGGATCACTTATGGACTCGGCACCGAGAACCAGAACCTGCCAGGGTTCGTCAGTTTCAATACATCCAAAAGTTCGATCTATTCCAGTGCATTCCTTCCCTCGATCTATAACGGAACGCCGATCGGCGTGAATGGCGAAGATATGTCGCAAGCGACGATCAGTAATATCGCCAGCGACCATCTTTCTTATTCAACCCGCAGAAGACAGCTGGAACTTACCCAGTTTATGAATCGGAATCACCTGGAAAGTCGACAGGGCGACCAGACGCTCGAAAGCGTGATCGAGTCGATGGAACTTGGTTTCCGCATGCAGATGTCGGCTCCGGAACTGCTCGATCTCAGTAGCGAAAGCAAAGAAACGCTCGAACGATACCGCGTCGGCGAGAACAACGAGCAGATCGGAACATGCAAACCCAGTGATTTCGGACGGCAATGTTTGCTGGCTCGCCGGTTTGCTGAAGCGGGGGTTCGCTTCATCGAGGTCAACCACGGGAGCTGGGACCAGCATAAAAACCATCGCCGCGACCTGACGGCCAACTGCCAGGCGACAGATGCCCCGATCGCGGCTCTGCTCGACGATCTGAAGCTTCGAGGCATGCTCGACGATACGCTGGTCGTCTGGGGCGGAGAGTTCGGTCGCCCTGGCATCAAGCCGGAAGACAAGAGCGACGCCACAGGCCATAACTCGCGTGGTTTCACGTTCTGGCTTGCCGGTGCGGGCGTCAAAGGAGGCTACGTTCACGGCAAGACCGACGATACCGGTTCCCGAGCCGTCGAAGGAAAAGTCCACTTCCGCGATCTTCACGCCACCATCCTCCATGCACTTGGACTTCCGCCGAACGAGCTCAAATACTGGCACGCCGGCCGCGATCATCGCCTGACCGGCCCCGAAGGAGGTCAGGTGGTGTCAGATCTCTTCGCATAG